A genome region from Pseudomonas anguilliseptica includes the following:
- a CDS encoding ACP phosphodiesterase: MNYLAHLHLGGDAPAQLLGSLYGDFVKGPLAGQWPADIEAAIRLHRRIDVFTDSHPLQAQARARFALERRRYSGILLDVFFDHCLALNWGDYAAEPLPHFTGRVYQVLAAEPHLPERLARIAPRMAAQDWLGSYREFAVLEQVVAGIDRRLSRPGLLAGGAAELERLYQPLLEDFRQFYPELQDFVTRERGLGG, from the coding sequence ATGAATTACCTCGCGCACTTACATCTCGGCGGCGACGCGCCGGCACAGCTGCTCGGCAGTCTGTATGGCGATTTCGTCAAAGGGCCGCTGGCTGGGCAGTGGCCGGCGGATATCGAAGCGGCCATCCGCCTGCACCGACGCATCGATGTATTCACCGACAGCCACCCGCTGCAAGCGCAGGCACGGGCGCGCTTCGCCCTAGAGCGGCGACGCTACAGCGGCATCTTGCTGGATGTGTTTTTCGATCACTGCCTGGCGCTGAATTGGGGCGACTATGCCGCCGAGCCGCTGCCGCATTTTACTGGGCGGGTGTATCAGGTGCTGGCCGCCGAGCCACACTTACCCGAGCGCCTGGCACGTATTGCGCCGCGCATGGCCGCGCAGGACTGGCTGGGCAGTTACCGCGAGTTTGCCGTGCTGGAGCAGGTGGTCGCGGGGATTGATCGGCGGCTTTCGCGGCCGGGCTTGCTGGCCGGCGGTGCCGCCGAGCTGGAGCGGCTGTATCAGCCGCTGCTGGAGGATTTTCGCCAGTTCTATCCCGAGTTGCAGGACTTCGTTACTCGCGAGCGTGGGTTAGGCGGTTAG
- a CDS encoding ACT domain-containing protein yields MAGETSLTALLRSMNPHLNDGAYVFCCLSDTAQLQGIQPLGSFQEAEGLTVIVQRQQAEHQGLPYSYVAAWLTLHVHSALEAVGLTAAVASALAQAGISCNVIAGFYHDHLFVAHADGLRALAVLQQLSEQAE; encoded by the coding sequence ATGGCCGGCGAAACCTCACTGACAGCCCTGCTGCGCAGCATGAACCCTCACCTGAACGATGGCGCATACGTGTTCTGCTGTTTAAGCGATACCGCGCAGCTACAAGGCATACAACCGCTGGGCAGCTTTCAGGAAGCCGAAGGGCTCACGGTCATCGTGCAGCGCCAGCAAGCCGAGCACCAGGGCTTGCCGTACAGCTACGTAGCCGCCTGGCTGACACTGCATGTGCATTCGGCACTCGAAGCCGTCGGCTTGACGGCTGCCGTTGCCAGCGCACTGGCGCAAGCCGGAATCAGCTGCAACGTGATCGCCGGTTTCTACCACGACCACCTGTTCGTCGCCCACGCTGATGGGCTGCGCGCGCTGGCCGTTCTGCAACAGCTCAGTGAGCAGGCGGAATAA
- the olsB gene encoding L-ornithine N(alpha)-acyltransferase: MTQMALKATPARRLQAERLQGAAALREAQALRFRVFSAEFDAKLKGAELGLDMDDYDIHCQHIGVRDLGSGELVATTRLLDHRAAASLGRFYSKEEFSLHGLPHLEGPVLEIGRTCVDAAYRNGATIAVLWGELAEVLNQGAYRYLMGCASISMQAGGIQAQAIMQRLRERYLCTEHLRAVPKTPLPALDVPGNVIAEMPPLLKAYMRLGAKICGEPCWDQDFQVADVFILLKRDELCPRYARHFKAAV, encoded by the coding sequence ATGACCCAGATGGCACTTAAAGCTACTCCCGCTCGCCGCCTGCAGGCCGAGCGTTTGCAAGGCGCTGCCGCCCTGCGCGAAGCCCAGGCACTGCGCTTTCGCGTATTCAGCGCCGAATTCGATGCCAAGCTCAAGGGTGCCGAACTGGGCCTGGACATGGATGACTACGACATTCACTGCCAACACATCGGCGTGCGTGACCTGGGCAGCGGTGAGCTGGTGGCCACCACCCGCCTGCTCGACCACCGCGCGGCCGCCAGCCTGGGGCGCTTCTACAGCAAAGAAGAATTCAGCCTGCATGGCCTGCCGCACCTTGAAGGGCCGGTGCTGGAAATCGGCCGCACCTGCGTCGACGCAGCCTACCGCAACGGCGCGACCATCGCCGTGCTCTGGGGCGAATTGGCCGAAGTACTCAACCAAGGCGCTTACCGCTACCTGATGGGTTGCGCGAGCATCTCCATGCAGGCCGGTGGCATCCAGGCCCAGGCGATCATGCAGCGCCTGCGTGAACGCTACCTATGTACCGAGCATTTGCGCGCCGTACCGAAAACCCCGCTGCCGGCGCTGGATGTGCCGGGCAACGTGATCGCCGAAATGCCGCCGCTGCTCAAGGCCTATATGCGCCTGGGCGCGAAGATCTGCGGCGAGCCGTGCTGGGATCAGGATTTCCAGGTCGCCGACGTGTTTATCCTGCTCAAGCGTGACGAGCTATGCCCGCGCTACGCCCGGCACTTTAAGGCCGCCGTGTAG
- a CDS encoding NAD-dependent epimerase/dehydratase family protein, with protein sequence MKILVTGASGFIGGRFARFALEQGLSVRVNGRRAEGVEHLCARGAEFVQGDLSDPELVQQLCRDVEAVVHCAGAVGVWGRYEHFYQANVTVTENVVDACLKQKVRRLVHLSSPSVYFDGQAHVGLREEQLPKRFSDHYGKTKFLAEQQVFAAQEFGLEVLALRPRFVTGAGDTSIFPRLINMQRKGRLSIIGNGLNKVDFTSVHNLNEALMSCLLAAGPALGQVYNISNGAPVPLWDVVNYVLHKLDLPPVTRHLPYGLAYGAAALNEGVCKLLPGRPEPTLFRLGVAVMAKDFSLDISRAQQYLEYEPKASLWSALDEFCAWWQAHHPS encoded by the coding sequence ATGAAGATTCTGGTAACCGGGGCCAGTGGCTTTATCGGTGGGCGTTTCGCTCGCTTTGCCTTGGAGCAGGGCCTGAGTGTGCGGGTCAATGGGCGGCGCGCCGAGGGCGTTGAGCACCTGTGTGCGCGTGGCGCGGAGTTTGTCCAGGGTGATCTGTCCGACCCGGAGCTGGTGCAGCAGCTGTGCCGGGATGTTGAGGCGGTGGTGCACTGCGCCGGCGCGGTCGGCGTCTGGGGGCGTTACGAGCACTTTTATCAGGCCAACGTCACGGTCACCGAAAACGTGGTCGACGCTTGCCTCAAGCAGAAGGTGCGGCGTCTGGTGCACCTGTCTTCGCCGTCGGTGTATTTCGATGGTCAGGCGCATGTCGGCCTGCGTGAAGAACAGCTGCCCAAACGTTTTTCCGATCATTACGGCAAAACCAAGTTTCTCGCCGAGCAGCAGGTGTTTGCCGCTCAGGAGTTCGGTCTGGAGGTGCTGGCGCTGCGTCCGCGCTTTGTCACCGGCGCAGGCGACACCAGCATCTTCCCGCGGCTGATCAATATGCAGCGCAAAGGACGCTTGTCGATTATCGGCAACGGCCTGAATAAGGTCGATTTCACCAGCGTGCACAACCTCAACGAAGCACTGATGAGCTGCCTGCTGGCCGCCGGGCCGGCGCTGGGGCAGGTGTACAACATCAGCAACGGCGCGCCAGTGCCGCTGTGGGACGTGGTCAACTATGTGCTGCACAAACTCGACCTGCCGCCGGTGACCCGCCATCTGCCCTATGGCCTGGCGTATGGCGCTGCGGCGCTGAATGAAGGCGTGTGCAAGCTGTTACCCGGTCGCCCGGAACCGACGCTGTTTCGTCTGGGTGTGGCGGTGATGGCCAAGGACTTCTCTCTGGATATCAGCCGCGCGCAGCAGTATCTGGAGTACGAACCCAAGGCCAGCCTGTGGAGCGCTCTGGATGAGTTCTGCGCCTGGTGGCAGGCGCATCATCCGAGCTGA
- a CDS encoding ATPase: protein MRNDAHDELDHVPSLRADQRDHDDYQTDHPEPARGSSYGRAASAAPVRSASTGPLWALVGALMIALGGLGWWSFQQISLMEQQLVATQESFARISEEAAGRIQDISGKVVATESSVTSGSEALKLQVKQLESKLAELSKQQGVSGQNSEQSKRLEQLAAQLKGQEGGDAKLEGILNKLSAEQAVLKNEQATLKSTLAGQSKLDEKLAGLSGEIDALKKQGNPNQAIARVEQDLLVLKSDLETRTAGSSTAEFDAFRAQMTRNISTLQAQVQNLQQQIDAR from the coding sequence ATGCGTAACGATGCCCACGACGAACTCGATCACGTGCCCAGCCTGCGGGCTGATCAGCGCGATCACGATGACTATCAGACGGATCACCCAGAGCCGGCACGCGGCAGCAGCTATGGCCGTGCGGCGAGCGCTGCACCGGTGAGGTCGGCCAGTACCGGCCCACTCTGGGCGCTGGTTGGCGCCTTGATGATCGCCCTGGGCGGGCTCGGCTGGTGGAGCTTTCAGCAGATCAGCCTGATGGAGCAGCAACTGGTCGCCACTCAGGAGAGTTTCGCGCGTATCAGCGAGGAGGCCGCCGGGCGTATTCAGGATATTTCCGGCAAGGTGGTGGCCACCGAGTCGTCGGTCACCAGTGGCAGTGAAGCGCTGAAGCTGCAGGTCAAGCAGCTGGAAAGCAAACTGGCCGAGCTGAGCAAGCAGCAGGGCGTCAGTGGGCAGAATAGCGAGCAGAGCAAGCGCCTTGAGCAGCTGGCCGCGCAGCTGAAAGGCCAGGAAGGTGGGGATGCCAAGCTGGAAGGCATCCTCAACAAACTCAGCGCCGAACAGGCGGTGCTGAAAAATGAGCAAGCCACCCTGAAAAGTACGCTGGCCGGGCAAAGCAAACTCGACGAGAAACTTGCCGGGTTGAGCGGCGAAATTGATGCGCTGAAGAAACAGGGCAACCCCAACCAGGCCATTGCCCGTGTCGAGCAGGACCTGTTGGTGCTGAAAAGCGATCTGGAAACCCGTACCGCTGGCAGCAGCACGGCTGAGTTCGATGCCTTCCGCGCGCAAATGACTCGTAACATCAGCACCCTGCAGGCGCAAGTGCAGAACTTGCAGCAGCAGATCGACGCACGCTGA
- a CDS encoding alkene reductase: MTTLFDPIQIGDLQLNNRIIMAPLTRCRADEGRVPNALMAEYYVQRASAGLIISEATSVTPVGVGYPDTPGIWSADQVRGWSNITKAVHAAGGKIVLQLWHVGRISDPIYLNGQLPVAPSAIQSAGHVSLVRPMKEFVTPRALETEEVADIVEAYRQGAENAKAAGFDGVEIHGANGYLLDQFLQSSTNQRSDRYGGNLENRARLLLEVTDAAIEVWGAGRVGVHLSPRADLHDMGDANRAETFTYVAQELGKRGIAFICAREQEADDSLSPSLKQTFGGVFIANERFTKDQANAWLAEGKADAVAFGVPFIANPDLPARLAQDAELNAPRPETFYSQGPVGYLDYPTL, from the coding sequence ATGACTACGCTTTTCGACCCGATCCAGATTGGCGACCTGCAACTCAACAACCGCATCATCATGGCTCCGCTGACCCGCTGCCGCGCCGATGAGGGCCGCGTGCCCAATGCGCTGATGGCCGAGTACTACGTACAACGCGCCAGCGCCGGGTTGATCATCAGTGAAGCCACCTCCGTAACCCCTGTGGGCGTCGGCTACCCAGACACCCCCGGCATCTGGTCGGCTGATCAGGTACGCGGCTGGAGCAATATCACCAAGGCTGTGCACGCCGCAGGCGGCAAGATCGTCCTGCAGCTGTGGCACGTTGGACGCATTTCCGACCCGATCTACCTGAACGGTCAACTGCCGGTCGCGCCGAGCGCCATCCAGTCGGCGGGCCACGTCAGCCTGGTGCGCCCGATGAAGGAATTCGTCACCCCGCGCGCCCTGGAAACCGAAGAAGTTGCTGATATCGTCGAGGCCTATCGCCAAGGCGCGGAAAACGCCAAAGCCGCCGGTTTTGATGGCGTGGAAATCCACGGCGCGAACGGTTACCTGCTCGACCAGTTCCTGCAGAGCAGCACCAACCAGCGCAGCGACCGTTATGGCGGCAACCTGGAAAACCGCGCACGCCTGCTGCTGGAAGTCACCGATGCGGCAATCGAAGTCTGGGGCGCTGGCCGCGTTGGCGTACACCTGTCGCCACGGGCTGACCTCCACGATATGGGCGACGCCAACCGCGCCGAGACTTTCACCTACGTGGCGCAGGAGCTGGGCAAACGCGGCATCGCCTTTATCTGCGCCCGTGAGCAGGAGGCCGACGACAGCCTGTCACCAAGTCTGAAACAAACCTTCGGCGGCGTATTTATCGCCAACGAACGCTTCACCAAGGATCAGGCCAATGCCTGGCTGGCTGAAGGCAAGGCCGATGCAGTGGCCTTCGGCGTGCCGTTTATCGCCAACCCGGACCTGCCCGCGCGCCTGGCGCAGGATGCCGAGCTGAATGCGCCACGCCCGGAAACCTTCTACAGCCAAGGTCCGGTCGGCTACCTCGACTACCCAACGCTGTAA
- a CDS encoding saccharopine dehydrogenase family protein, translated as MATHWMIYGANGYTGHLLAAEAKRQGLTPILAGRNPAAVHAQGSLLGLECRIFDIHQLDRAKEALADIAVVAHCAGPFSATSAPMLDACLASATHYVDITGEISVFEAAHQRDQQARELGVVVCPGVGFDVIPSDCLAACLYQALPDATHLALGFDSGSGLSPGTAKTSLEGLKFGGKVRRAGVITDVPLGYKRRAINFGRGEKPAVTIPWGDVSTAYHSTSIDNIEVYLPTPTAAAIVMRLIDPLRGLLGLDAVQNWLKRLIEKRVSGPDETSRARQRTWLWGEVHNAAGVIKTARLETANGYDVTVHGALLAVRHLLNYSGPGGYFTPSKLLGARCVEQLPGSGKVVIS; from the coding sequence ATGGCCACGCACTGGATGATCTACGGAGCCAACGGTTACACCGGCCACCTGCTGGCCGCCGAAGCCAAGCGTCAGGGCCTCACGCCCATTCTGGCGGGGCGCAATCCGGCCGCCGTACACGCCCAGGGCAGCCTGCTGGGCCTGGAATGCCGGATATTCGATATCCACCAACTGGATCGCGCCAAGGAAGCCCTGGCCGATATTGCCGTGGTCGCTCACTGCGCGGGGCCATTTTCTGCCACCAGCGCACCGATGCTCGACGCCTGCCTGGCCAGCGCCACCCACTACGTCGATATCACTGGCGAGATCAGCGTGTTCGAAGCCGCTCACCAGCGTGATCAGCAGGCCCGCGAGCTGGGCGTGGTGGTCTGCCCCGGCGTGGGCTTCGATGTGATCCCCAGCGATTGCCTCGCCGCTTGCCTGTACCAGGCCCTGCCCGATGCCACGCACCTGGCGCTGGGCTTCGACTCTGGCAGCGGGCTGTCGCCCGGCACGGCAAAAACCTCGCTGGAAGGCCTGAAGTTTGGCGGCAAGGTACGTCGCGCAGGGGTGATCACCGATGTGCCGCTGGGCTACAAACGCCGCGCCATCAACTTTGGCCGCGGTGAAAAGCCAGCGGTAACCATTCCCTGGGGCGATGTCTCCACCGCCTACCACTCCACCAGTATCGACAATATCGAGGTGTACCTGCCGACACCAACAGCGGCCGCCATCGTGATGCGCCTGATCGACCCGCTGCGTGGCCTGCTGGGCCTGGATGCGGTGCAGAACTGGCTCAAGCGGCTGATCGAAAAACGCGTCAGCGGCCCCGATGAAACCAGCCGCGCACGTCAGCGCACCTGGCTGTGGGGCGAGGTGCACAATGCCGCAGGGGTAATAAAAACCGCGCGCCTGGAAACCGCCAACGGCTATGACGTCACTGTGCACGGTGCCTTGCTGGCCGTACGGCACTTGCTGAACTACAGCGGCCCCGGCGGCTACTTCACGCCGTCAAAACTGCTCGGTGCACGCTGCGTGGAACAGCTGCCGGGCTCGGGAAAGGTGGTTATTTCCTGA
- a CDS encoding ArsR/SmtB family transcription factor, with protein sequence MQLDIDEVIKALAHPVRRDILHWLKDPQAYFADQDHPLEIGVCAGKIDQRTGLSQSTVSAHLATLQRAGLISSKKVGQWNFFKRNEETIQAFLNHISQAL encoded by the coding sequence ATGCAACTCGACATCGATGAAGTGATCAAGGCCCTGGCCCACCCCGTGCGGCGTGACATCCTGCATTGGCTGAAAGACCCGCAGGCGTATTTCGCCGACCAGGATCACCCGCTGGAGATCGGTGTGTGCGCAGGCAAGATCGATCAGCGCACCGGGCTGTCGCAATCAACAGTCTCCGCGCACCTGGCAACCCTGCAACGTGCCGGCCTGATTAGCAGCAAGAAGGTTGGCCAGTGGAACTTCTTCAAACGCAATGAAGAGACCATCCAGGCGTTCCTCAACCACATCAGCCAAGCGCTCTAA
- a CDS encoding IS5 family transposase — MKQMTFADAEYAGKRKQTRKELFLIEMDRVVPWKGLIALIEPYYPKGEGGRPAYPLMAMLRVHLMQNWFGYSDPAMEEALYETTILRQFAGLSLERIPDETTILNFRRLLEKHELAAGILAVINGYLGDRGLSLRQGTIVDATLINAPSSTKNKDGKRDPEMHQAKKGNQYYFGMKAHIGVDDESGLVHSVVGTAANVADVTQVDKLLHGEENVVCADAGYTGVEKRPEHDGREVIWQVAARRSTYKKLGKSSPLYKAKRKIEKAKAQVRAKVEHPFRVIKRQFSYVKTRFRGLAKNTAQLVTLFALSNLWMARRHLLTNAGEVRL; from the coding sequence ATGAAGCAAATGACCTTCGCCGATGCCGAGTACGCCGGCAAACGCAAGCAGACCCGCAAAGAGTTGTTCCTGATCGAGATGGATCGGGTGGTGCCGTGGAAGGGTTTGATCGCACTGATCGAACCGTATTACCCCAAGGGTGAAGGCGGTCGGCCGGCCTATCCGCTGATGGCGATGCTACGTGTGCACCTGATGCAGAACTGGTTCGGCTACAGCGACCCGGCGATGGAAGAAGCGCTGTACGAGACCACTATCCTGCGGCAGTTCGCCGGGCTGAGTCTGGAACGTATCCCCGACGAAACCACCATCCTCAACTTCCGTCGTCTGCTGGAGAAACATGAGTTGGCTGCCGGCATCCTGGCCGTCATCAATGGCTATCTTGGCGACCGTGGCCTGTCGTTGCGCCAAGGCACCATCGTCGATGCCACGCTGATCAATGCGCCGAGTTCGACCAAGAACAAGGACGGCAAACGCGACCCAGAGATGCACCAGGCCAAGAAGGGCAACCAATACTACTTCGGCATGAAGGCGCACATTGGCGTGGATGACGAGTCGGGGCTGGTACACAGCGTGGTAGGCACGGCGGCCAACGTGGCGGATGTCACTCAGGTCGACAAGTTGCTGCACGGCGAGGAAAACGTGGTGTGCGCCGATGCGGGTTATACCGGCGTCGAAAAGCGCCCCGAACATGATGGGCGCGAGGTGATCTGGCAGGTTGCTGCCCGCCGCAGCACCTATAAGAAGCTGGGTAAGAGCAGCCCGCTGTACAAAGCCAAACGCAAGATCGAGAAGGCCAAGGCCCAGGTGCGCGCCAAGGTTGAGCACCCGTTCCGGGTGATCAAGCGTCAGTTCAGTTATGTAAAGACACGCTTCCGTGGCTTGGCCAAGAACACGGCGCAACTGGTGACGCTGTTCGCGCTGTCGAACCTGTGGATGGCACGCCGACATTTACTGACCAATGCAGGAGAGGTGCGCCTGTAA
- a CDS encoding MFS transporter, with amino-acid sequence MPAALLVLALSAFAIGTTEFVIMGLLPEVAGDLGVSIPGAGWLVTGYALGVAIGAPFMALATASWPRKASLLTLMSIFIAGNLFCALASDYQMLMLARVITALCHGAFFGIGSVVAASLVPANRRASAVALMFTGLTLANVLGVPLGTALGQYAGWRSTFWAVTLIGVIALIGLWRVLPSKSDEAKADFASEVRALRGAGLWLALSTTALFSAAMFALFTYIAPLLGEVTGVSPNGVTWTLLLIGLGLTLGNVLGGRVADRSLKATLVGVFIAMAVISTLFNWTSQALIPAEFTLFLWATAAFAAVPALQVNVVAFGSGAPNLVSTLNIGAFNLGNALGAWVGGLVIAEGFGLTRVPLAAAALAVLALLATLLTFSTRSPEPQLALNE; translated from the coding sequence ATGCCTGCAGCGCTTCTCGTCCTCGCTTTGTCCGCGTTTGCCATCGGCACCACGGAATTCGTCATCATGGGTCTGCTGCCGGAAGTCGCGGGCGACCTCGGTGTGTCGATTCCCGGCGCCGGCTGGCTGGTCACCGGTTACGCCTTGGGCGTGGCCATCGGCGCGCCGTTTATGGCCCTGGCCACCGCCAGCTGGCCGCGCAAAGCCTCACTGTTAACGCTGATGAGCATCTTTATCGCTGGCAACCTGTTCTGCGCCCTGGCCAGTGATTACCAGATGCTGATGCTCGCCCGGGTAATCACCGCCCTTTGCCATGGCGCGTTCTTCGGCATCGGCTCGGTGGTTGCCGCCAGCCTGGTGCCGGCCAATCGCCGCGCTTCAGCCGTAGCCTTGATGTTTACCGGCCTGACCCTGGCCAATGTGCTCGGCGTGCCGCTGGGCACCGCCCTCGGTCAGTACGCTGGCTGGCGATCGACCTTCTGGGCCGTGACCCTGATTGGCGTGATCGCACTGATCGGTCTGTGGCGCGTGTTACCTAGCAAGAGCGATGAAGCCAAGGCCGACTTCGCCAGCGAAGTGCGCGCCCTGCGCGGTGCCGGCCTGTGGCTGGCGCTGAGCACCACGGCGCTGTTCTCCGCGGCGATGTTTGCCCTGTTCACCTACATTGCGCCGCTGCTTGGTGAAGTCACGGGCGTGTCGCCCAACGGTGTGACCTGGACCCTGCTGCTGATTGGCCTCGGTCTGACGTTGGGTAACGTGCTCGGCGGGCGCGTGGCCGACCGCAGCCTGAAGGCCACCCTGGTCGGCGTATTCATCGCCATGGCGGTGATCTCCACCCTGTTCAACTGGACCAGCCAGGCGCTGATCCCCGCCGAATTCACCCTGTTCCTCTGGGCCACCGCCGCCTTCGCGGCCGTGCCGGCCTTGCAGGTCAATGTGGTGGCCTTTGGCAGCGGAGCACCGAACCTGGTGTCGACCTTGAATATTGGCGCTTTCAACCTCGGTAACGCCCTCGGCGCCTGGGTGGGCGGCCTGGTGATTGCCGAAGGTTTCGGCCTGACCCGCGTGCCCCTGGCCGCTGCCGCCCTGGCGGTACTGGCGCTGCTGGCCACCCTGCTGACCTTCAGTACCCGTAGCCCTGAACCACAACTTGCACTCAACGAATAA
- a CDS encoding LysR family transcriptional regulator ArgP codes for MLDYKLLAALAAVVEQAGFERAAQVLGLSQSAVSQRIKLLEARVGQPVLVRAVPPAPTEIGRRLLNHVQQVRLLERDIQAQVPGLDEGGLPERLRIALNADSLATWWAGAVGAFCTEQRLLLDLVVEDQEVGLKRMRAGEVAACVCASERPVAGARAMLLGAMRYRAMASPAFIARHFPNGVTAQALAHAPAIVFGPDDLLQHLYLSSLGVEGGFAHHLCPSSEGFIRLAQAGFGWGLIPELQVLGESARGELVELISDRPIDVPLYWHHWRNGGELLNQLTRHLTHAASHSLVALRK; via the coding sequence TTGCTGGATTACAAACTACTCGCCGCCCTGGCCGCGGTTGTCGAACAGGCCGGCTTCGAGCGGGCGGCGCAGGTGCTGGGGTTGTCGCAATCCGCCGTGTCGCAGCGGATCAAGCTGCTCGAGGCGCGGGTTGGTCAGCCGGTACTGGTGCGTGCGGTGCCGCCGGCGCCGACGGAAATCGGTCGGCGCTTGCTTAACCATGTACAACAGGTGCGTTTGCTGGAACGCGATATTCAGGCGCAGGTGCCGGGGCTGGACGAGGGCGGTTTACCGGAGCGCCTGCGCATCGCACTTAACGCCGACAGCCTGGCCACCTGGTGGGCCGGCGCGGTGGGCGCGTTCTGTACCGAACAGCGTTTGCTGCTGGATCTGGTGGTGGAGGATCAGGAGGTCGGCCTCAAGCGCATGCGCGCCGGCGAGGTGGCGGCCTGCGTATGCGCCAGTGAGCGCCCGGTGGCCGGTGCGCGGGCCATGCTGCTGGGCGCGATGCGTTATCGGGCCATGGCCAGCCCGGCGTTTATCGCCCGGCATTTTCCAAATGGAGTAACGGCGCAGGCGCTGGCTCATGCCCCGGCTATCGTCTTCGGCCCGGATGACCTGTTGCAGCACCTTTATCTGTCCAGCCTGGGCGTCGAAGGTGGTTTTGCCCACCACCTGTGCCCGTCATCCGAAGGTTTTATCCGCCTGGCGCAGGCCGGTTTTGGCTGGGGGCTGATCCCCGAGCTGCAAGTACTGGGGGAGTCGGCCCGTGGCGAGTTGGTTGAGTTGATCAGCGACCGGCCAATCGATGTTCCTCTGTATTGGCATCACTGGCGCAATGGCGGCGAGTTGCTTAATCAGCTGACGCGCCACCTTACCCACGCCGCAAGCCATAGCCTGGTCGCACTCAGGAAATAA
- a CDS encoding lysophospholipid acyltransferase family protein, with amino-acid sequence MKKVRLYLRLTRLLLVISLGTLLAAGITLLERLVRHDLMPTRQRLTRWFLARLAGALPFRLQVRGELPRQPMLWVSNHVSWTDIPLLGMLTPLSFLSKAEVRTWPVAGWLAHKAGTLFIRRGSGDSGLLSQQLGNHLQRGRNLLIFPEGTTTDGLGLRTFHGRLLSSAIDSGVSVQPVAIRYLRDGKPCSVAPFIGDDDMLSHLLRLLSSELSEVQIQLLPPIASSELNRNALARAAQQAISQALFGVAELCEEESQAA; translated from the coding sequence ATGAAGAAGGTGCGTTTGTACCTGCGCCTGACGCGCCTGCTACTGGTGATCAGCCTCGGCACCCTGCTGGCGGCGGGCATCACCCTGCTCGAACGCCTGGTGCGGCATGACCTGATGCCAACCCGCCAACGCCTGACCCGCTGGTTTCTCGCGCGCCTGGCCGGGGCGCTGCCATTCCGCTTGCAGGTACGGGGCGAGCTGCCGCGTCAGCCGATGCTGTGGGTCAGCAACCATGTGTCCTGGACTGATATTCCGCTGCTCGGCATGCTCACTCCGCTGTCCTTTCTGTCCAAGGCTGAGGTGCGCACCTGGCCGGTGGCCGGCTGGCTGGCGCACAAGGCCGGCACCCTGTTTATTCGCCGGGGTTCGGGTGATAGCGGCCTGCTCAGCCAGCAGCTGGGCAACCACTTGCAACGCGGGCGTAACCTGCTGATCTTCCCCGAAGGCACCACCACCGATGGGCTGGGCCTGCGGACCTTCCACGGCCGCTTGCTGAGTAGCGCGATCGACAGCGGCGTATCAGTACAGCCGGTGGCCATCCGCTACCTGCGCGACGGCAAGCCCTGTAGCGTGGCACCGTTTATTGGTGACGACGACATGCTCTCGCATCTGCTGCGCCTGCTAAGCAGCGAGCTGAGCGAAGTGCAGATCCAGCTGCTGCCACCAATTGCCAGCAGCGAGCTGAACCGCAACGCACTGGCCCGCGCGGCGCAGCAAGCGATCAGCCAGGCATTATTTGGAGTCGCGGAACTATGCGAGGAAGAAAGCCAGGCCGCCTAA
- a CDS encoding LysE/ArgO family amino acid transporter, protein MWQSYSNGLLIAAGLIIALGAQNAFVLAQSLRREHHLPVALLCVVCDALLVTAGVFGLATVLAQSPLLLGIARWGGAAFLLWYGAQALVRASRPQALNQASESGPRSRKAVLLAALAVTLLNPHVYLDTVLLIGSLGAQQPVPGAYALGAASASLMWFFCLALGAAWLAPWLARPSTWRFIDLGVALMMFSIAWQLLSNPGML, encoded by the coding sequence ATGTGGCAGAGCTATAGCAACGGATTACTGATCGCCGCCGGGCTTATCATCGCTCTCGGCGCGCAAAACGCTTTTGTCCTCGCACAAAGTCTGCGCCGCGAGCATCACCTGCCGGTGGCGCTGCTCTGTGTGGTCTGCGATGCCCTGTTGGTGACCGCTGGGGTCTTTGGTCTAGCTACCGTACTGGCGCAAAGCCCGCTGCTGCTGGGCATCGCCCGCTGGGGTGGTGCAGCCTTTCTGCTCTGGTATGGCGCCCAGGCGCTGGTCCGCGCCAGCCGCCCGCAGGCACTGAATCAGGCCAGTGAAAGCGGCCCACGCTCACGCAAGGCAGTACTGCTGGCAGCCCTGGCAGTGACCTTGCTCAACCCACATGTGTACCTCGACACGGTGCTGCTGATCGGCTCACTCGGCGCCCAACAGCCGGTGCCCGGCGCCTATGCGCTGGGTGCGGCAAGCGCTTCATTGATGTGGTTCTTCTGCCTGGCCCTCGGCGCAGCCTGGCTCGCACCCTGGCTCGCGCGCCCAAGCACCTGGCGCTTTATAGACCTGGGCGTGGCCCTGATGATGTTCAGCATTGCCTGGCAGCTATTGAGCAACCCCGGCATGCTCTAG